TCGGCGTTGTCCATTTGCGTCTCCTTCGTGTTTACGAAGGAGATGGGGAAAGAAGACGCGTACCCCAAAAAAAGTTTGTGTTGTCATTGGCTCAGGTCTGCTCGGTCGGGTCTTTTTCATGCTCATCGTCTGCGACCTGAAGCATCTTTTCAACGTCTTCATAAAGTTCGAAATCTTCCTCTTTGACGGTGCCTTCTTCCTTTCCTACGAGGGTCGCCAGCCGCTTTTTGACAAACGGGTTCTCAGACTTGGAGACAAGTGTTTTTGTGTTGAATGCCGCGTGGCTTTTGGCTTCGCTGAAGCTCTTCCAAACTTCTCCTGGGTTCAAACAATACACATTGGCTGTGCCCAGTTTAAGAATGACGATTGCGCCTTCTTTTTCGAGCGTCTTTGTGTGTCTGGAAATGGTCTTTTCTGAGTATTTCAAGGCTTCGGCAAGTGTCCTACGGCTCGCGCATACTGCTCCATCTGGACCAATGTTTTCAGCCAGAAAAACATACACACGCGCAGCGGATGGGCTGATGTTCAAAAGGCTTTGAATGCGATACCAACCGGCAGGATAAACCTGAGTAAAGTCTTTGTTGAGCCTGCGTTTCTTTTGCTCTTTCTCTTTGTCCTTTTCAGTTTTCTGCTGCTTCAAAAACTCGTTGGCAATGTCTTGCCCTACGACTTTTTCAATTTTCTTAATCTGGTCTAAATTGAGTATCATTTTCTTCCTCTTGATTGTCTAACCGGGAGTTAGGTAAGAGACATAGGTTTCCCAAATAAATGACAGATTTGTCCGATTGCGGGACAGTTAGGGACACCAGCTCTGTCCCGATAATGGGACATCGTAGGTGTCCCTATAGAATTCGCTAAGATATTGTAATTTAACATTAATAAATGATTGTATATCTCATCTATAGGCCGAGGTGAGCTCTGGGGAGATGGTGATTGGTTTCCTGTTCGAAATGCGGTTTGAGAAAGGGCTTCTTTCTGTTTTTTGTCCCTGCCTCTTGAAAACCCACCAGATCCGCTAAATAGTCTCCAT
This genomic window from Pseudooceanicola aestuarii contains:
- a CDS encoding helix-turn-helix domain-containing protein; the protein is MILNLDQIKKIEKVVGQDIANEFLKQQKTEKDKEKEQKKRRLNKDFTQVYPAGWYRIQSLLNISPSAARVYVFLAENIGPDGAVCASRRTLAEALKYSEKTISRHTKTLEKEGAIVILKLGTANVYCLNPGEVWKSFSEAKSHAAFNTKTLVSKSENPFVKKRLATLVGKEEGTVKEEDFELYEDVEKMLQVADDEHEKDPTEQT